In Nitrospirota bacterium, a single genomic region encodes these proteins:
- the dxr gene encoding 1-deoxy-D-xylulose-5-phosphate reductoisomerase has translation MVKQISILGSTGSIGQSTLSVVEKFPDRYRVVALAAGNNIEMLERQVRRFRPESVAVASAEAAGMLRQRCSDVKVRIFSGVEGMIQVAAAEAADITVSAIVGTAGLVPTMAAIRAGKTIALANKEVLVTAGELVMAECRSRGVALLPVDSEHSAIFQCLRAGANQDVRNLILTASGGPFRNFTKKDLAGVTLAQALKHPNWSMGRKITIDSATMMNKGLEVIEAKWLFAMPPENISVHIHPQSIIHSMVEYIDGCVMAQLGVPDMKA, from the coding sequence ATGGTCAAGCAGATCTCCATCCTCGGTTCCACCGGGTCCATCGGGCAATCCACGCTCTCGGTCGTCGAAAAGTTCCCCGACCGGTACCGCGTTGTCGCTCTTGCGGCGGGGAACAACATCGAGATGCTCGAGCGTCAGGTCCGCCGCTTCCGGCCGGAGAGCGTCGCGGTCGCAAGCGCCGAAGCGGCAGGGATGCTGCGACAGCGCTGCTCGGACGTGAAGGTCCGTATCTTTTCCGGGGTCGAAGGCATGATCCAGGTCGCGGCTGCCGAGGCCGCGGACATCACGGTCTCGGCCATCGTCGGCACGGCCGGGCTGGTGCCGACCATGGCGGCGATCCGTGCGGGGAAAACGATCGCGCTCGCGAACAAGGAAGTGCTGGTCACGGCGGGCGAACTGGTCATGGCCGAGTGCCGGTCCCGGGGCGTGGCGCTCCTTCCCGTGGACAGCGAGCACAGCGCGATCTTCCAGTGCCTGCGGGCCGGCGCGAACCAGGACGTCAGGAACCTCATCCTGACCGCGTCGGGCGGCCCCTTCAGGAACTTTACGAAAAAGGACCTGGCCGGCGTGACCCTGGCGCAGGCCCTCAAGCACCCCAACTGGAGCATGGGCAGGAAGATCACCATCGATTCTGCAACCATGATGAACAAGGGCCTTGAGGTTATAGAGGCAAAGTGGCTATTCGCTATGCCGCCCGAGAATATATCCGTACATATCCATCCCCAGAGCATAATCCATTCCATGGTGGAGTACATCGACGGCTGCGTCATGGCCCAGCTTGGCGTTCCCGACATGAAGGCA